One window of the Niallia circulans genome contains the following:
- the gsiB gene encoding glucose starvation-inducible protein GsiB, protein MADNKMSREEAGRKGGEATSKNHDKDFYQEIGQKGGQATSENHDKEFYQEIGKKGGETTSENHDKEFYQEIGKKGGETTSENHDKEFYQEIGKKGGEATSENHDKEFYQEIGRKGGNSRNDNN, encoded by the coding sequence ATGGCAGACAACAAAATGAGCAGAGAAGAAGCAGGTAGAAAAGGCGGAGAAGCTACTTCTAAAAATCACGACAAGGATTTTTATCAAGAAATCGGACAAAAAGGTGGACAAGCTACTTCTGAAAACCACGACAAAGAATTCTACCAAGAAATCGGTAAAAAAGGTGGAGAAACCACTTCTGAAAACCATGACAAGGAATTCTACCAAGAAATTGGTAAAAAGGGTGGAGAAACCACTTCTGAAAACCATGACAAGGAATTCTACCAAGAAATTGGTAAAAAGGGTGGAGAAGCTACTTCTGAAAACCACGACAAAGAATTCTACCAAGAAATTGGTCGAAAAGGTGGAAATTCACGTAACGACAATAATTAA